The following is a genomic window from Geobacillus subterraneus.
CAGGCATTATTTCCATTCCGCTCGGTTTTATCGGCGCCATCATCGGAACGCTCGTCTCATCGAAAAAAGCGGACGAAAAGAAATATACCGAAATTGTCGTCAAGGCGAATACTGGGATCGGACGCGTGTAACACAACGAAGAAGGGGCTGATCCAAAACGCGAATGCGTTTTGGGTCAGCCCCAAATTGGCGTTACAACAGTTTGTATAGGTAATATTCATTGACAAATTCTCCGCCCACTCTTAATGATTGAACCCTCTCGCCTTCTAATACGAATCCCATCTTCCTATATAAGTTGAACGCCTTATCGTTCCCTTTCATGACCGTAAGTCCTAATCTCGAAATTCCAACTTCCTTTGCCCACTCAAACGCTTTGTTGAATAGTTTAGTGGCAATGCCCTGTCCTTGATAGTCTTCAAGAACTCCCAAAACAACATTGGCAGAATGTCGATTTCGTTTTACATCGCCTCCTATGACAGCAAGGAACCCGACAAGCTTGTTTTCAGTTTCAGCAACAAAGATCATTTTATTCGGTTCAAACAACATTCTTTCAATCGATTTACTTTGTTGTTCAACCGTTGTTTGCCGTTCGCCAGGCTCAAATAACATAAAACCAGATTCATCAATTTTTTTGCACAACTCCAAGAAATTTTCCGCATCGCTAACGTCAATCGGTCTTATGATCATTTTTTTCTTTTCCCCTTTATGTAAACTCCTTGGAATGCTTATTGAATGCGATCCGCTTTATGCCGTCGTCGCGCAATGGAACAACTTGGCAAACTGTGTATACCGCTCGACTTGGCGGCGGTCGACATCATAGCCGATGCCGGGGGCGTCCGGCACGCGAATCAAGCCGCCTTGCACCTCGACTTCCGGCGTGATAATATCCCGCTCCCAATAATGGGACGACGCGGCGGTATCGCCGGGAAGGGTAAAGTTTTCTAATGTCGTGATGGCGATATTGTGGGCACGCCCAACGCCCGCTTCGAGCATTCCCCCGCACCAGACCGGCACGCCGCGCTCAAGGCAAAGATCATGAATGCGCCTCGCTTCCTCCAATCCGCCGACACGCCCAATTTTGATATTGATGATGCGGCAACTGCCAAGCTCAAGCGCCTTGCGTGCATCGTCATAGGAACGAACGCTTTCATCAAGGCAAAGCGGCGTCTCAAGGAGCGCCTGCAATCGCGCATGATCGATGAGATCGTCAGCTGCCAGCGGCTGTTCGATCATCATCAGCCCAAACTCATCGAGCGCCTGAAGCCGCTTGGCGTCAGCGAGCGTATACGCCGAATTGGCATCCGCCATGAGCGGCACGTCGGGAAACGCGCGCCGCACGTCGCGAATGACATCAACATCCCATCCCGGTTTGATCTTCACTTTGATCCGCCGGTACCCTTGCGCCACATACCGCTCAATCACCTGGAGCAGATCGGCAACCGTCGGCTGGATGCCGATGCTGACGCCGACTTCAATCTCCCTTTTCGTTCCGCCCAATAACCGATAAAGCGGAACGCCAAGCTGCTTCGCATACAAGTCCCACACCGCCCCTTCAAGCGCCGCTTTTGCCATGTTGTTTTGGCGGATGGCGGCAAATCGCTCTGGCAATTCCGCTGGATGCCTAAGCGGCTCCGAAAACAAGAGCGGCACGAGAAACTCTTCAAGCATATGCCAGTTCGTTTTCACCGTTTCCTCGCTGTACCACGGGGCGGAAAACGCAACCGATTCGCCCCAGCCGGAAACGCCATCGCAGTCGACCGCCTCCACTAAAATCAACTCTTTCGTTTGAAACGTGCCGAAGCTCGTTGTAAACGGCGACTTCAACTCCATGTGCAAATGGCGCAATATGACGTACTCAATGCTGATCGTCATTCCTCTTCCCCTTTCTGCGGCAGTCATTCGTTTCTCCTCACCCATATGTAGTGCATCGCCGGCTCCCCGGAACGGCGCCAAGCGCCGGCGGCAATCCAGCCTTCCGTGAGCAACCGCTGAAACAGAGCGCGCGTCGCCAGCCGCCACTCAAGCGCCAGCGCGAGATCCCGCTCTTTCAGCTGCGGAAAGTCAAGCGGAACCGCAGCCAACAACAACGGCGCCGCTGTTTCATCGATGTCTCTCAGCACGGGCCGCAACAGACCGTCAGCCCTTTGACCTGCCTCGAGCACCGTCAGACTTCTGGCCTTGAGAAGATCAGCTTTAGCCAAGCTCCGCTCCCCGGTCGGACGCTCATCAAGCCGCCATTCGACAATGAAGCGGTCGGACGGCAGTTGACCGTTCAACGCGTCATTCATTTCGCCGTAGCAGTTTTCCACATACTCGACGCCAAGGGCCCCAAGCTTCGCCAAGTTCAAATAGCCGTTTCGACTTTGCAACGGGTCATACGTCCAGCGGATGACTCGATAACCGCGCCGCCGCGCTTCTTCGGCTTGCTTCATTTTTAAGCGGTAGCCGATCCCTTGATCGCGAAACGGTTTGGCAATCCCCATCATGTGCGAACAAAGATACACTTCCCCGTTTTGCATTCCAGGAAAACTATAGACAAAGCCGACAAGTTTTCCGTCCGCGTACGCCCCGATCGCAATGCCGCCGTTTTTCACCGCTGTCAACGTTTGGTGAAGCGGGATTGGCGCTGTCCCCCAAACGTCCGCCTCCAACTCAGCCATTTCTTTTAGCTGTTCCATCGTCTCAATGATTTGCAGCGACAGAGGCACGCTCGTTCTCCCCCTGCGGCGCAAACGTCGCAAACGTGTTCATCACAACCCGCGCCAAAATTTCCACGCCGGAAAGCAAATCATCGCGCCGGAACGTCATGTTCGGGTGATGGAGCCCTGGACGCAAGTCGCAGCCCAATCCGAGCATCGTTGTTTTCAGCTCCGGTTTTTTAAAGGAATAAAAATGGAAATCCTCTCCTCCCGACGTCACGACCGGCGGAACGCATTTTTCCGTCCCTAAAGTCGTGATAATCGCCTCCTCCATCAGCCGCACAGCATCTGGATCAGGATCAGCGGCGACGATGCGCGTCCGCTCAACAAGCTCAATATCAGCTCCGTAAATCGCAGCGACCCCATTGATCACATGGCGCAGCCCCTCGACGAGCCGCTCCATCGCCTCGTTCGTTTGCGCCCGCAAATCAAGGGCAAATTCCGCGTAGTCCGGGATCGTGTTCGCATCTTTTTCACCGGCGTGAAACTTCGTCATTTTGATCGACGCTGGCACTTGTGGGTCGATATGAATTTTGCTGAGCTCCTGCACGATGGCGCTGCCGACTTCAATGACATTGACGCCTAGATGAGGCCGCGCTGCGTGCGCCGCCACACCGCGAATCCGTCCTTCAATGCATTGCGCCGCTCCGTGAATGATCGCCGGAGACGCATAACCGCTTTTGACTTCTTGAACCGGCCGCAAATGAACGCCGTACAAAAACGACATTCCATCGACCGCTCCCTTTTCCATCATCTTCAGCGCCCCCGTGCCTTTTTCCTCAGCCGGCTGGAACAAAAACCGGAGCGTCCCCGGCGGCTCATAGCCGATGCGGCGAAGCAGCTTCGCCACCCCGAGCACGATCGTCATATGAGCGTCGTGCCCGCACGCATGGTTCGGCTGCCAAACGCCGTTCACTTCTTGCCAAAGCGCATCCATATCACTGCGCACCCCAACCGTAAACGGTCCGGCGCCGATTTCCGCCACCACGCCCGGACAATCGGCAAACGTCCGCGCCCGATACCCTTCGCGCTCCAACTCTCGGCGAAGAAATTCGGTTGTTTGCCACTCTTCCCAACTGATTTCTGGATGACGATGAAGGTGATCGAAAATCTCCCATAGCTCCGCTTTCATCTGCTGAACAATTTCTTTCATCCCGCTCTCCCCCGCTGTTTAAAATCAATAGAAAAAACATCGTTATATTCATTATAATATTCAAGCAAACAAATACAACGATAGGCAAATGATTGGAAAAAACAACTACACGCAGTTAAGGGCGGCGCTTGACCAGTTGGTTGACGACCTCAGAAAAAATGAGCCCCATCGCAATCGCCCCAGAAATCATGAACGCTTTTGCCGCTAGTGAAATGGCCGCATTGTAATCGTTCATGACAACATGGCGCATCGCCTCAAACGCTGTTCCGCCCGGCACAAGGGGAATAATGCCAGAGACGATAAAAATCGTCGCCGGCGTTCGATAGCGGCGGGCGAACCCGTTGCTTACAAAAGCGACGAAAAACGCCGCTGCAAACGTGGCGGCGACACCGTCCACCCCCGACCGGGCGGCGGCCATATACATCGCCCAGCCGCTCATGCCGACAAATCCGCTGTGCGGCAGCAATCGTTTCGGAATATTGAAAATGACGCCAAACAGCGATGACGCCACAAAGCTAAGCAACAGCTGCACAATCATCATCGGTACTCCCTGCTAACGAATCGATAAAATAAAGGCAATGCCGGTGCCGATCGCAAACGCGGTTAAAAACGCCTCAGCACCGCGCGACAAACCGGCGATCAAATGGCCGGCCATTAAATCGCGCACCGCATTGGTAATCGCCAGCCCCGGCACGAGCGGCATCACCGAGCCAATCATCATGTTTCCTACGTCCCTGACAAATCCGGCACTTTCCATCAACAGCACGATCCCACCGGCGACAAAAGCGGCAAAAAATTCAGCGAAGAATCGGATTTTCACGAACCGATGCATCATTTCAAAACACCAAAACGCCATTCCACCAGAAAGAAGGGAAGGGAGAAAATGATTCATGCCGCCTAACAGCGAGGCAAAACAAGCGCTCGCCGCCGCTGCGGCAGCGGTTTGCTGCCAAAGCGGATAACCGAGTGGCAGCTGCTGAACGCGTTCCAGTTCTTTGCGCGCTCCGTCGAGCGACAGTTCGCCGCTGCTGATGCGGCGGGAAATGTGGTTGACAAGCGCCACCTTGGATAAATCGGTCGAACGCTCGGAAATGCGAATAAACCGTGTTACATTCGTTCCCTCAACGGAAAACATGATGCCCGTTGGGGTCACATAGCTGTGTGAGCGGGAAACACCGAACGAAGCGGCGATGCGCCCCATCGTATCTTCCACCCGGTACGTCTCCCCACCGCTTTCAAGCATCAATTTTCCCGCTAATAAACAAACATCAACAATGTCATCCACCCGCTCCGTCATGACCGGTTTGCTCCTTTCGTTTTCGCCCGGCATGGCATTGGCCGGTGCCCCCTTATCCCGTCAGCCCCACTAGGCGCTCATCGCAAAAACAAACTCCCACCAAACGGATTGGCAGGAGTCGCCTTGGATATCGTCGTTACCAAACTTATTTCCATTATACCAAACAGGCGGCTAACTGCCAAACCGTGAAGGGAATCTCACCGTTTCCCTTTCTTTCCTATTTTTCTGCTTCTTTCGCCTGATTTTTCGCGCCTACAGTCGAAAACAGACGGGTCAACTGCGAAAACGTTATAACGAAACCCAAAGCAAAAGGAGGAACGATGGTGATGAACAAGCGATTTTCGCTCCCTCGCATACTATCAACAAGCGCACTTGCCGCTGCTGTTGCGCTCACTCCTTACAGCCCGGCGGTGTTCGCCAGCACAGGAATCGAGGGGAAAACAGACGGCAACACGGCAACCGAAGCAGATGCCGGTGTCAACCACGACGTCCCGGTTTTGTTGCCAGGCGACTTTTTCTACTTTGTCAAAACCATGATGGAAAAAATCGAACTTGCCCTCACGTTTGACGATGCGGAAAAGGCGAAACGGCTCGCTGAATTCGCTGAAGAGCGGCTAGCCGAAGCAAAGGCGCTGCTTGAACGCGGAGACGTCGAGCAAGCAAAAGAAGTGCTCGCCAATGCCCTGAAACAACAAGATCAAGCATGGAATGTGTATGAAAAAACAAAACAAGCGGATGAACCAAGCGGGGAAACCGCAAAACCTGATGCCGAAGCATTGCGCCAACAGCTGGAAGAAAAATTTTCGCAAAACATCACGGCCTTGCAAGCCGCACTTGAACGGGTGAAAAACCCGCGCGCCAAAGAGGTGCTCGCCCGCAACATTGAAAAAGCGAAACAAAAACTGGAAGCCAAAATAGAAAAACGGTTGGCGAAACAGGCAGAACAAAGCAGCCAAGTAGAGGAAATAGGCGATGAACAAACAGCACCGACAGCACCGGCCGGCGAAACGGAGGAAGCGAAAAACGAGAGCGCACCAACGGCTCCTGAATCCATCGAAACAGAAAAGCCAGCCGCTGCACCGGTGGAAGACGATACAGCGGTTCGTCTAGATGAACAAACGAACACCGCCCCCAAAGCAGACACGAAATCGTCGCTGACGCGAGCCATAAAAGCGGAAGCAAAGGGCAGTGTCCGCCAAGGTGTCGCCGCGAGCGCCAAAGCAAACGGCCGGGAACATCAAGCAGCGGCAGCCGGAAAGCAGCAAGCAGCGTTCCGCGCCTCTGTCTCTGTTTCACAACCTCCGAAACAAACAGCCAAACCGCAGGTGAAAAACGACCATTCGCCGGCCCATAGAAAACAAGACAAGGAAGAAAAGAACAAAAAATAAGTTCCGTTTTGAAGCTGTTGCTAAAGCAAGGGCTGTTTTCCGAAGCGAACGGGAAACAGCCCTTTCTCCTTGACAATAATGGACATCGTCGTTCCATTGTTCTTTCACCTCCGCCTTAACCGCTCGCTTCCTTGCTCTTGCTTTGCTTATTCAGAATATTTGCCATGCTGGTAAATCCCTAGCTAATCACTTCGCGAATCACAATCGCTCGGTCAAACGCCTCGATGCTATAGCGAATAATCAAATGCGCCTTGATTGCCGCCGGCAATCCATCGCGCAGGGCAAAGCCAACAGTGCTTCCCCATGCCTCGCCCTCCTTACGTCTACTTGCAGTATACGAATGAATCACTCACCTGGTTTTCACGCCAATGACCCGCAAACGCCCCGGCTCAATCCAAGCAAATACTTCCCCTTCTCCTGCATCCTCGCCATCCGCGTGGATCGGGACAGGAGCGGCAGGGCGGATGCGCACGTTCCGACCAGTGAACACGCAAACTTCTTTCATTCGTACATGCCCGCCCCAAAATACGGTTAAAAACAGCGCAAGAATTTTCCAACGCGGCATCGGCCCGACGACCGTCACATGAAGCAAGCCGTCATCGGCCCGGACGGACGGAGCGATGCGCATTCCCCCACCGTAGTATGGGTGATTCGAAACCGTTGCCAGCCAGGCCTTCAAAAACGAATAATTCTGTCCATCCACACAAATATCAAGGTCAACCGGTTGATAGCGAAACAACTCTCTTACTAAATAAAACACATAAATGAACGAACCGAGTCCAAAACGATTCAGCCTCCCTTTCCATTTTGAACGGTTGGCCATGCGGGCGATATGGGCGTCAAAACCGCAGCCGATGCTGTTGGCAAACACGCCGTCGGGCACGGCGCTGCTGGCAAAACGGCCGAGATCGAAAGACAAAACCCTGCCTAGCCGAACGTCACTCAACAGCCGTTGGAGCGCCTGTTTCGATGTTCGGGCAAGCCGGAAGCCGCGGACAAAGTCGTTTCCCGTTCCGGCCGGAATGCAGCCAATCGCAACGTGCGGAAACGAACCCGCTCCGTTCACCACTTCATGCACGGTCCCATCGCCCCCGACCGCCGCAATCACCGTCGGCTCGACGCTTTCCTCGCCGATTCGTCGGGCGATTTCCTTTCCTTCTCCCTTTCGGCTCGTCCAATATGCCTGATAGGCGATTCCTTCCCGATCCAGCAGCGGTTGCAGCTGCTTCCAAATGGACACGGACCGGCCGTTTTTGGCGGCTGGATTGATCATGAAATAAAGGTTCATCCTCTTCCCCCATTCATAACCCCTTTTCTTACCTATTGGCGGTTGGTTTCATTTTTCCTCTCGTCGAAATGAGAAAAATCCGAACCCGCAAACCGGATTCGGATCAGTCATCATTCCTCACCGATAATTTTCACTTCCAGCTCTAAATCAACTCCGAACTTCTCCTTTACGGTTTTGCGCACCATGTCGATCGTCGCGATGTAATCGGCAGCCGTCGCATTGTTTTTGTTAATGATGAATCCGGCGTGCTTCGTCGACACTTCCGCACCGCCGAATCCTTTTCCCTGAAGGCCGCTGTCTTGGATGAGCTTGCCGGCAAAATAGCCCGGCGGACGCTTAAACACGCTTCCGACCGACGGATACTCAAGCGGCTGTTTCGATTCGCGCTGAAAGGTTAAATCATCCATTTTCGCCTTGATTTGTGCATAGTCGCCCGGCTGCAGGGAAAAGACGACTTCAAGCACAATATCATGCGTCCGGCTGATGATGCTTGTTCGATAACCGAGCTCCAGTTCCTCGTTTGTCAATGTTTTCAACTCGCCGGCGAGCGTCGCCACCTTGACATGGTCAAGCACATCTTTCACTTCCCCGCCGTACGCTCCGGCGTTCATCATAATCGCCCCGCCGACCGATCCCGGAATGCCGCAGGCGAACTCCAACCCGGTGAGGTGTTGTTCGAGCGCGAACCGCGACACCGCTTTAATATCCGCCCCGCTTTGTGCGATCACGTTGTTTCCTTCACGCCAAATGCGGTTCAAATGCTTCAGCTGCATGACAATGCCGCGCAGCCCGCCATCGCGGATGATGACGTTCGAACCGTTGCCAAGAAGCGTAAACGGCAGGCCGTACTCTTCTTTCAGCCGCAACACCTCAATGACCTGCTCGTACGTCTCCGGCCAGACGAGAAAATCGGCCTTGCCGCCGATCCGCACCAATGTATGGTTTTTCATCGGCTCATCGCGAAGGACATTTCTTTCTCCACAAATCTCTACGAGTCTTTGATAAATCTGTTCCGCATGTTCCATCGTTCTGTCACCTTCTTTACTTCTTCCGTGCCGCTTGGCGGCATTCATTCCACATCGTTTCCATTATCGCTGGAATCGCGTCGCATATCAAGTGGGCAATGTTCCTTATTCTGTTTTATTCCGGACCAGGAGAAAAGGTGACGTTCGAAGGAAGACGAGATGTTTATGCCTCTTTCAATATGGAAAAGATGATAACAATCAATCATAGTGTAGGAGGGAGTCCATTGTACGACACGTTAGCGGAAGTCAGCGCCATTCTCGGCCGGTCGAAAGAGGCGCTCAGCCAGTTTCAAGCGATTTTAGAGCCGACGATTGAAAAGGCCGCGGACGACCATGAACGGCTGTATTGGCATCATATTTACGAAGAAGAGGAACACCGGTTTGACCGTTTGACCGCCTTGCTTCCAAAGTTGGAGGAGGCATTGGCGGACGAAGCATTCTTATCGCGGGAAAACGGCGACTTTTTGCGCCTGTTGCAAGATATCAGCCTTGAAAAATTCGGCTTGCACAACTTTTTGGAGCATCTCGATTTGTCCCTCTTCCACTATAAAGGGACGGAACATGAACCACCCATTACGGCACTGCGCGACATGACCGCTGCGGACTACCAGCGGATGAAAGCCGCTCTCGAAACGCTCAATCGCGCGCTGGACGTGCCGGTTTCCTTCGCCGCCGCAACACCGACGGATGAAAAAGAAAATCAAAAAGAGCATTTGAAGCTAGCGCAATACGCCGCCCCGCCCGCCGCGTCGCCCCCCATCCGTCCACAAGAAGGGACACGGCGTCAGCTGACGGTTGGCAGCTTAAAAAACAGATAAGGAAGGAGAGAGCTATGGACAAAACAAAACTATACCCGGAAGCCCCGCTCACGAGCAGCCAATGGAGCGAGCTTGACGAAATGGTCATTGAAACGGCGCGCCGCCAGCTCGTCGGACGTAGGTTTATCGATTTGTACGGTCCGCTTGGCGAAGGCGTCCAGTCGGTCGCCAACGATATTTATATGAACCCGGAACAGGGGGACATGAGCTTCCACGGCAAAGAGCTGAGCCTTTCCGAGCCGGCGCGCCGCGTGCATTTAACGATCCCGCTTTTGTATAAAGACTTTATTTTGTACTGGCGTGACATTGAACAGGCGAAACAGCTCGGCAGCCCGATCGACTTTTCCGCCGCCGCCAACGCCGCCCAGCAGTGCGCGCTGCTCGAGGACGATTTGATTTTCAATGGTTCAACTGAATTTGATGTGCCGGGCATTATGAACGTCAAAGGAAAAATCGCCCACATTCGCAGCGATTGGATGAAATCGGGCAACGCCTTTACTGACGTCGTCGAAGCACGCAACAAGCTGCTTCAGCTCGGCCATACCGGCCCATACGCGCTCGTCTTGTCGCCGGAATTGTATGCGTTGATCCACCGCGTCCATGAAGGAA
Proteins encoded in this region:
- a CDS encoding diacylglycerol/lipid kinase family protein — its product is MNLYFMINPAAKNGRSVSIWKQLQPLLDREGIAYQAYWTSRKGEGKEIARRIGEESVEPTVIAAVGGDGTVHEVVNGAGSFPHVAIGCIPAGTGNDFVRGFRLARTSKQALQRLLSDVRLGRVLSFDLGRFASSAVPDGVFANSIGCGFDAHIARMANRSKWKGRLNRFGLGSFIYVFYLVRELFRYQPVDLDICVDGQNYSFLKAWLATVSNHPYYGGGMRIAPSVRADDGLLHVTVVGPMPRWKILALFLTVFWGGHVRMKEVCVFTGRNVRIRPAAPVPIHADGEDAGEGEVFAWIEPGRLRVIGVKTR
- a CDS encoding M20 peptidase aminoacylase family protein, translating into MKEIVQQMKAELWEIFDHLHRHPEISWEEWQTTEFLRRELEREGYRARTFADCPGVVAEIGAGPFTVGVRSDMDALWQEVNGVWQPNHACGHDAHMTIVLGVAKLLRRIGYEPPGTLRFLFQPAEEKGTGALKMMEKGAVDGMSFLYGVHLRPVQEVKSGYASPAIIHGAAQCIEGRIRGVAAHAARPHLGVNVIEVGSAIVQELSKIHIDPQVPASIKMTKFHAGEKDANTIPDYAEFALDLRAQTNEAMERLVEGLRHVINGVAAIYGADIELVERTRIVAADPDPDAVRLMEEAIITTLGTEKCVPPVVTSGGEDFHFYSFKKPELKTTMLGLGCDLRPGLHHPNMTFRRDDLLSGVEILARVVMNTFATFAPQGENERASVAANH
- a CDS encoding GNAT family N-acetyltransferase, which translates into the protein MPLSLQIIETMEQLKEMAELEADVWGTAPIPLHQTLTAVKNGGIAIGAYADGKLVGFVYSFPGMQNGEVYLCSHMMGIAKPFRDQGIGYRLKMKQAEEARRRGYRVIRWTYDPLQSRNGYLNLAKLGALGVEYVENCYGEMNDALNGQLPSDRFIVEWRLDERPTGERSLAKADLLKARSLTVLEAGQRADGLLRPVLRDIDETAAPLLLAAVPLDFPQLKERDLALALEWRLATRALFQRLLTEGWIAAGAWRRSGEPAMHYIWVRRNE
- a CDS encoding GNAT family N-acetyltransferase, encoding MIIRPIDVSDAENFLELCKKIDESGFMLFEPGERQTTVEQQSKSIERMLFEPNKMIFVAETENKLVGFLAVIGGDVKRNRHSANVVLGVLEDYQGQGIATKLFNKAFEWAKEVGISRLGLTVMKGNDKAFNLYRKMGFVLEGERVQSLRVGGEFVNEYYLYKLL
- a CDS encoding threonine/serine exporter family protein; translated protein: MMIVQLLLSFVASSLFGVIFNIPKRLLPHSGFVGMSGWAMYMAAARSGVDGVAATFAAAFFVAFVSNGFARRYRTPATIFIVSGIIPLVPGGTAFEAMRHVVMNDYNAAISLAAKAFMISGAIAMGLIFSEVVNQLVKRRP
- a CDS encoding threonine/serine exporter family protein, with protein sequence MTERVDDIVDVCLLAGKLMLESGGETYRVEDTMGRIAASFGVSRSHSYVTPTGIMFSVEGTNVTRFIRISERSTDLSKVALVNHISRRISSGELSLDGARKELERVQQLPLGYPLWQQTAAAAAASACFASLLGGMNHFLPSLLSGGMAFWCFEMMHRFVKIRFFAEFFAAFVAGGIVLLMESAGFVRDVGNMMIGSVMPLVPGLAITNAVRDLMAGHLIAGLSRGAEAFLTAFAIGTGIAFILSIR
- the menC gene encoding o-succinylbenzoate synthase gives rise to the protein MTISIEYVILRHLHMELKSPFTTSFGTFQTKELILVEAVDCDGVSGWGESVAFSAPWYSEETVKTNWHMLEEFLVPLLFSEPLRHPAELPERFAAIRQNNMAKAALEGAVWDLYAKQLGVPLYRLLGGTKREIEVGVSIGIQPTVADLLQVIERYVAQGYRRIKVKIKPGWDVDVIRDVRRAFPDVPLMADANSAYTLADAKRLQALDEFGLMMIEQPLAADDLIDHARLQALLETPLCLDESVRSYDDARKALELGSCRIINIKIGRVGGLEEARRIHDLCLERGVPVWCGGMLEAGVGRAHNIAITTLENFTLPGDTAASSHYWERDIITPEVEVQGGLIRVPDAPGIGYDVDRRQVERYTQFAKLFHCATTA
- a CDS encoding IMEF encapsulin system ferritin-like cargo protein, whose translation is MYDTLAEVSAILGRSKEALSQFQAILEPTIEKAADDHERLYWHHIYEEEEHRFDRLTALLPKLEEALADEAFLSRENGDFLRLLQDISLEKFGLHNFLEHLDLSLFHYKGTEHEPPITALRDMTAADYQRMKAALETLNRALDVPVSFAAATPTDEKENQKEHLKLAQYAAPPAASPPIRPQEGTRRQLTVGSLKNR
- a CDS encoding family 1 encapsulin nanocompartment shell protein encodes the protein MDKTKLYPEAPLTSSQWSELDEMVIETARRQLVGRRFIDLYGPLGEGVQSVANDIYMNPEQGDMSFHGKELSLSEPARRVHLTIPLLYKDFILYWRDIEQAKQLGSPIDFSAAANAAQQCALLEDDLIFNGSTEFDVPGIMNVKGKIAHIRSDWMKSGNAFTDVVEARNKLLQLGHTGPYALVLSPELYALIHRVHEGTHVLEIEHIRELMTAGIYQTPVIKGKRGVVIDTGRQNIDLAVAVDVQTAFLDTENMNYLFRVYESVVPRIKRPSAICTLEDPAGAS
- the murB gene encoding UDP-N-acetylmuramate dehydrogenase; protein product: MEHAEQIYQRLVEICGERNVLRDEPMKNHTLVRIGGKADFLVWPETYEQVIEVLRLKEEYGLPFTLLGNGSNVIIRDGGLRGIVMQLKHLNRIWREGNNVIAQSGADIKAVSRFALEQHLTGLEFACGIPGSVGGAIMMNAGAYGGEVKDVLDHVKVATLAGELKTLTNEELELGYRTSIISRTHDIVLEVVFSLQPGDYAQIKAKMDDLTFQRESKQPLEYPSVGSVFKRPPGYFAGKLIQDSGLQGKGFGGAEVSTKHAGFIINKNNATAADYIATIDMVRKTVKEKFGVDLELEVKIIGEE
- a CDS encoding DUF5667 domain-containing protein, which translates into the protein MNKRFSLPRILSTSALAAAVALTPYSPAVFASTGIEGKTDGNTATEADAGVNHDVPVLLPGDFFYFVKTMMEKIELALTFDDAEKAKRLAEFAEERLAEAKALLERGDVEQAKEVLANALKQQDQAWNVYEKTKQADEPSGETAKPDAEALRQQLEEKFSQNITALQAALERVKNPRAKEVLARNIEKAKQKLEAKIEKRLAKQAEQSSQVEEIGDEQTAPTAPAGETEEAKNESAPTAPESIETEKPAAAPVEDDTAVRLDEQTNTAPKADTKSSLTRAIKAEAKGSVRQGVAASAKANGREHQAAAAGKQQAAFRASVSVSQPPKQTAKPQVKNDHSPAHRKQDKEEKNKK